The DNA segment gacaggacagggggtCCTCACCACCTCCTCGTCCCCAGCATTACTTCTGCGATGCCTGGAACACCTTTGACGCCCTCATCGTGGTGGGCAGCGTGGTGGACATCGCCGTCACCGAGGTCAACGTGAGTCGCCCCCCTCGTCCCCGGGCTCAGagggtgttttggggtggtCCTGCATGTCTGGGGCTCCCCTCATCCGTGGCCTCatgtccgtctgtctgtccgtctgcgtcatctccatcatctccatcatctccacCTGCCTGGGACAGAACGGGGGGCACGTTGGTGAGGTACGgggagctgtccccagctgggggATGTTTGGGGGGGCTGTGCAGGGGTTTTTGGGGTGCCCCTGACCCCCCTCCCCGCAGAGCTCGGAGGACAGCTCCCGCATCTCCATCACCTTCTTCCGGCTCTTCCGCGTCATGCGCTTGGTGAAGCTGCTCTCCAAGGGCGAGGGCATCCGCACCCTGCTCTGGACCTTCGTCAAGTCCTTCCAGGTGGGctgggggacaccggggacacNNNNNNNNNNNNNNNNNNNNNNNNNNNNNNNNNNNNNNNNNNNNNNNNNNNNNNNNNNNNNNNNNNNNNNNNNNNNNNNNNNNNNNNNNNNNNNNNNNNNNNNNNNNNNNNNNNNNNNNNNNNNNNNNNNNNNNNNNNNNNNNNNNNNNNNNNNNNNNNNNNNNNNNNNNNNNNNNNNNNNNNNNNNNNNNNNNNNNNNNNNNNNNNNNNNNNNNNNNNNNNNNNNNNNNNNNNNNNNNNNNNNNNNNNNNNNNNNNNNNNNNNNNNNNNNNNNNNNNNNNNNNNNNNNNNNNNNNNNNNNNNNNNNNNNNNNNNNNNNNNNNNNNNNNNNNNNNNNNNNNNNNNNNNNNNNNNNNNNNNNNNNNNNNNNNNNNNNNNNNNNNNNNNNNNNNNNNNNNNN comes from the Parus major isolate Abel unplaced genomic scaffold, Parus_major1.1 Scaffold703, whole genome shotgun sequence genome and includes:
- the LOC107199433 gene encoding voltage-dependent L-type calcium channel subunit alpha-1F-like, whose product is MVNSTAFEYIMFVLILLNTIALAVQHYEQSKPFNYVMDLLNMVFTGLFTVEMVLKIIAFKPRHYFCDAWNTFDALIVVGSVVDIAVTEVNNGGHVGESSEDSSRISITFFRLFRVMRLVKLLSKGEGIRTLLWTFVKSFQVGWGTPG